A section of the Telopea speciosissima isolate NSW1024214 ecotype Mountain lineage chromosome 3, Tspe_v1, whole genome shotgun sequence genome encodes:
- the LOC122655202 gene encoding uncharacterized protein LOC122655202, whose amino-acid sequence MIHILLLASLSDKVFPLVLGKRTSCAIWDTLSAAFSSPSESRIMSLTMALQELNQKPDEPVANFLKRAKTIAEELAVASHIVRPSAFNLHIYRGLKPEFGAMVSSLLTRTEPVLYDDLHAMLLSHEFLHGSTLNKLNVADSPPANAPTANTAQRLGSDSDSTTPTSQRRGRGRGGRGRGGSNGGISSGRFWCAICRKTNHSTNRCYF is encoded by the coding sequence ATGATTCACATCTTGTTGCTTGCTTCCCTATCTGACAAGGTGTTTCCTCTTGTTCTTGGTAAGCGCACTAGCTGTGCCATTTGGGACACATTATCTGCTGCTTTTTCTTCTCCGTCCGAAAGCCGGATCATGTCCTTGACCATGGCCTTACAAGAACTAAATCAAAAGCCCGATGAACCTGTAGCAAACTTTCTAAAACGTGCCAAGACCATTGCCGAAGAGCTCGCTGTAGCAAGTCACATTGTTCGTCCAAGTGCTTTCAATCTCCATATCTACCGAGGTTTAAAGCCTGAGTTTGGTGCCATGGTCTCTTCCCTACTCACCCGGACAGAACCAGTTCTTTACGATGATCTTCATGCCATGTTGCTCAGCCATGAGTTCCTTCATGGTTCAACATTGAACAAGCTTAATGTCGCTGATTCTCCTCCAGCAAATGCTCCTACAGCCAACACAGCCCAACGTTTGGGCTCTGATTCAGATTCTACCACTCCCACCTCGCAACGTAGGGGTCGTGGTCgcggtggtcgtggtcgtggagGTTCTAATGGTGGGATCTCTTCTGGGCGTTTCTGGTGTGCCATCTGTCGCAAAACAAACCATTCTACTAATAGATGTTATTTTTGA